One genomic region from Anguilla rostrata isolate EN2019 chromosome 2, ASM1855537v3, whole genome shotgun sequence encodes:
- the med1 gene encoding mediator of RNA polymerase II transcription subunit 1, with product MAAVSGVSVQSNSPARELALGAQSGGTPATGDRVKAEEGTEAEKQSRVNVLLEKLHAKHNAARPWQETSKVVRQAMEKRGVMNAAGHQLLLTCLETLQRALKVSSLPSMTDRLESIARQNGLGSHLSHSGTECYITSDMFYVEVQLDAGGQLVDVKVAHHGENPASCPELVQHLREKNFEEFSKHLKGLVNLYKLPGDNKLKTKMYLALQSLELDLTKMMHMFRLATNANTVETILHGSVGLLTARSGGHLVSLQCYVSPYDVFEEGTGALLNFTDSTVPRSLGVSVSVTVEGTCSVYKLPIAPLITGSHPVDNKGTPSFSSVTNSNCVDLPACFFLKMNRPTPFSLSFIQRMGNTTGIPVFESAPPLAPLYELIVQSQLQEEGGGALPPHTHAMRFYASLPGQQHCYFLNRDAPVQDGRCLQGALVSKIPFRHPAQVPALLDVIRHQAAYNTLIGSCVKRTLIKEDTPGLLQFEVCPLTDSSFSVSFQHPVNESLVCVVMEVLDSRQVSCKLYKGLSDALICTDDFITKVVQRCMSIPVTMRAIRRKAETIQADTPALSLIAETVEDMVKRNLPPAGSPGCGMGTGGGGGGGNAMGLPGPSGGNTPTGGSGGGGAGGGGSFSGPITSLFNMPRGSGSGGEGMGQVGGGGQQQQLQQQQQQQQQSHGDDFSKVTQNPILTSLLQITGSVGSSPTPQAPSSGSQPHQTPPLTSSPASNTKNHPMLMNLLKDNPSQDFTTLYSSSPLERQNSSSGSPRTDTAGAATGSKGKKKRPRGAEKGGAVAGGMGLKQQQQQGGGMQQHHHPHHPTEDDFHRELFSMDVDSQNIFDVNLPGDGLDTPHSITPAPSQCGTPPAGPGVPYHAQPHSQSQSQPQQPPGSSLPRMVRLSSSDSIGADINEILSDLPEQAAKGGSGSHGQHHLGGEEGGPLGTPLRDSSSSGQGSAVFESDLFNAGSNENPFGDPAELIAEAATAATPTSDSSSTNFFPDAVDFNPELLAGQGFPPAYFDDSPSSPNEDLDLVKSFGGSSQQNTPSGTPQNPTPHGRSTPDPSLKDPFDMGMVFGSGGGGGKPLLGPTPDLGDPHSSHSGGGQSPLMMGMGGGGSDFKSADSKAKQQQVMRGKEDNGSGGSSGLGMTGGSSSDAKQAKRSRTPSSEGKPKDKPPKRKKMDPDGKSPSHSSGGRPYTPPSGSAGSGGSVGGGGSKSPGSSGRSQTPPGGATPPIPKITIQIPKLSGGKTSSHGGYTSSSSAGGGTGGTGVSGGSKSHHSHSSSSSSGKMKAKSEGSMGQSSSSKPGGGGGSGGGSSQSKGSSQGLGVGKPGSSPITKHGLSGTGSGGSGGGSGSKMKPQGGKPPGSLINPNIKPNISPSHSRSSGSDKLSSPMKLQQTQVPGTPPSSKAKSPMGSGGGGSGGSKSASGGGMGSQKQLGGGSSSGSSSSSSSSSSSSSSSGSMSFSAGSQSQYGGSGGGGGGGGGGGGGGNNPNVKGKSPSRNKKPSLTAVIDKLKGAGGGGVGGEEGSEGGCGGGGGGGGVRGPPNIVPQPSKHGMSSQGGDYLSKREKVEKEGKSKVSMSGVGSGDKKPLDSKGGGVGSTGVAKIIISKHDGGSPSIKTTVTLQKPGEGSGDAMRSQHSGLKASPFSGSTPKHDRSSPSHSRSPGYTPLNPDSESESGSSSVAEKSHQNSPSSDDDQALRPLQPPLEYMSSAPVSSGEKHKKHKKEKKKQKERERERDRDRDRERDKEKKKSSSSCTTSSHPMKGDSWSRSPISAPDPSLSMLGSDRPARPSPAYLRTEDDDLMDSALTGNLEPFK from the exons ATGGCGGCGGTATCTGGGGTTTCGGTGCAAAGCAACAGTCCGGCAAGAGAGCTTGCTCTTGGGGCACAGTCTGGGGGAACACCGGCGACCGGAGATCGGGTAAAAGCAGAGGAAGGGACTG aAGCGGAGAAGCAGAGCCGAGTGAACGTCTTGCTCGAGAAGCTGCACGCCAAGCACAACGCCGCTCGGCCATGGCAGGAGACCAGCAAGGTGGTGCGGCAGGCCatg GAGAAGCGCGGAGTGATGAATGCTGCCGGACACCAGCTCCTTCTCACCTGCCTGGAGACGCTGCAGAGAGCGCTGAAGG TGTCCTCACTGCCGTCCATGACCGATCGCCTGGAGTCCATCGCTCGACAGAACGG GCTAGGCTCCCACCTGAGCCATTCTGGGACGGAGTGCTACATCACCTCCGACATGTTCTACGTGGAGGTGCAGCTGGACGCCGGGGGACAGTTGGTGGACGTGAAGGTGGCGCATCATGGAGAGAACCCCGCG AGCTGTCCAGAGCTGGTTCAACATCTCAG AGAGAAAAACTTTGAAGAGTTCTCCAAACATCTCAAGGGTTTGGTCAACTTGTATAAGCTTCCTGGAGACAA TAAGCTGAAAACCAAGATGTACCTGGCGCTGCAGTCTCTGGAGCTGGACCTCACCAAGATGATGCACATGTTCAG GTTGgccacaaatgcaaacacagtaGAGACCATTCTACATGGCAGTGTGGGTCTGTTGACTGCTCGGAGTGGAG GTCATCTGGTGTCCCTGCAGTGTTACGTGTCGCCGTACGACGTGTTTGAGGAGGGGACGGGAGCACTGCTCAACTTCACTGACTCTACTG TCCCTCGCTCTCTGGGCGTCAGCGTGTCGGTGACTGTAGAAGGAACCTGCTCTGTGTACAAGCTCCCCATCGCGCCGCTGATTACAGGCTCTCATCCAGTGGACAATAAAGG gactccctccttctcctctgtgACAAACTCCAACTGTGTTGACCTGCCGGCCTGTTTCTTCCTCAAAATGAACCGGCCCACCCCGTTCTCGCTGTCCTTCATACAGAGGATGGGAAACACCACAG GTATCCCCGTGTTTGAGAGCGCTCCTCCGCTGGCGCCCCTCTACGAGCTGATCGTACAGAGCCAGCtgcaggaggaaggggggggtgccctgcccccccacacgcacGCCATGCGCTTCTACGCG tccCTGCCTGGCCAGCAGCACTGTTACTTCCTGAACCGTGACGCGCCGGTGCAGGATGGACgctgcctgcagggggcgctggtgtCCAAGATCCCCTTCCGGCACCCGGCTCAGGTGCCAGCGCTGCTGGACGTCATCCGACACCAGGCCGCGTACAACACGCTCATCGGGAGCTGCGTCAAACGCACCCTCATCAAGGAAG ACACGCCTGGGCTTCTGCAGTTTGAGGTGTGTCCTCTGACGGACTCGAGCTTCAGCGTGTCCTTCCAGCACCCAGTCAACGAATCCCTGGTCTGCG TGGTAATGGAGGTGCTTGACTCAAGGCAGGTGTCTTGTAAGCTCTACAAGGGCTTGTCTGATGCTCTCATCTGCACTGACGACTTCATTACCAAGGTGGTCCAGAG GTGCATGTCCATCCCCGTGACCATGCGGGCCATCCGCCGCAAGGCCGAGACCATCCAGGCTGACACCCCGGCCCTGTCGCTGATAGCCGAAACCGTGGAGGACATGGTGAAGAGGAACCTGCCTCCTGCCGGCAGCCCCGGCTGCGGCATGGGcacgggcggcggcggcggtggcggaaACGCAATGGGCCTCCCCGGGCCCTCAGGGGGCAACACACCCACGGGAGGAAGCGGTGGGGGTGGTGCCGGGGGAGGTGGCTCGTTCTCTGGCCCGATTACATCGTTGTTCAATATGCCACGGGGCTCTGGGTCTGGGGGGGAGGGTATGGGCCAGGTTGGAGGCGGggggcaacagcagcagctacagcagcaacaacagcagcagcagcaaagccATGGGGATGACTTCAGCAAAGTGACCCAGAACCCCATCCTAACCAGCCTGCTGCAGATCACAGGAAGTGTGGGCTCAAGCCCCACCCCTCAAGCTCCATCTTCAGGGTCCCAGCCCCACCAGACCCCACCCCTCACATCCTCCCCTGCCAGCAACACCAAGAACCACCCCATGCTGATGAACCTGCTGAAGGACAACCCCTCCCAGGACTTCACTACCCTCTACAGCTCAAGCCCCCTGGAGAGGCAGAATTCATCCTCTGGATCGCCCCGTACTGACACTGCTGGTGCCGCGACTGGCAGCAAAGGTAAGAAGAAGCGCCCGAGAGGGGCAGAAAAAGGCGGGGCAGTTGCGGGAGGGATGGGactgaagcagcagcagcagcagggcggagGGATGCAACAGCACCACCACCCTCACCACCCCACTGAAGATGACTTCCACCGCGAACTCTTCTCCATGGACGTGGACTCCCAGAACATCTTCGACGTCAACCTGCCGGGGGACGGGCTAGACACTCCCCACAGCATCACTCCCGCGCCCAGCCAGTGTGGGACGCCACCGGCTGGCCCCGGGGTGCCGTACCACGCCCAGCCACACTCCCAGTCGCAGTCCCAGCCGCAACAGCCCCCAGGATCCAGCCTCCCTCGCATGGTTCGGCTGTCCAGCTCTGACAGCATCGGGGCAGACATTAACGAGATCCTCTCCGACCTCCCAGAGCAGGCAGCGAAAGGGGGCAGCGGCAGCCATGGTCAGCACCACCTgggtggggaggaagggggaccCCTAGGCACCCCTTTGCGAGATTCCTCCAGTTCGGGTCAGGGGAGCGCAGTGTTTGAGTCCGACCTGTTCAATGCCGGCAGCAATGAGAATCCCTTTGGCGACCCAGCAGAACTCATTGCCGAGGCAGCCACTGCAGCCACGCCAACCAGTGACTCCTCCTCCACTAACTTCTTCCCCGATGCTGTAGACTTCAATCCCGAGCTCTTAGCTGGACAGGGTTTCCCTCCAGCCTACTTTGACGACAGCCCCTCCAGTCCAAATGAAGACCTGGACCTTGTGAAGAGCTTTGGCGGGAGCAGCCAGCAGAACACACCATCGGGCACTCCCCAGAACCCCACCCCGCATGGCCGCAGCACTCCTGACCCTTCCCTCAAGGACCCTTTTGACATGGGTATGGTTTTTGGGAGCGGCGGCGGAGGGGGCAAGCCGTTGCTCGGTCCGACCCCCGACCTGGGAGACCCCCACTCCTCTCATTCGGGGGGTGGGCAGAGTCCTCTCATGATGggcatgggaggggggggcagcgaTTTTAAAAGCGCCGACTCTAAGGCCAAGCAGCAGCAGGTGATGCGGGGGAAGGAGGACAACGGCAGTGGGGGCAGCTCGGGGTTAGGTATGACAGGGGGGAGCTCATCTGATGCCAAACAGGCTAAGCGCAGCCGCACCCCCTCCAGCGAGGGAAAGCCAAAAGACAAGCCGCCCAAGCGCAAGAAGATGGACCCGGATGGAAAGTCACCGTCACACAGCTCAGGGGGCCGGCCCTATACGCCACCGAGTGGGAGTGCAGGTTCAGGAGGGTCTGTGGGTGGAGGAGGATCCAAATCTCCTGGAAGCTCTGGGCGGTCACAGACGCCCCCTGGGGGTGCCACACCACCAATACCCAAAATCACCATTCAGATTCCTAAACTGTCAGGGGGTAAGACCTCTTCCCACGGGGGGTACACCTCCAGTAGCTCAGCGGGAGGAGgtacgggggggacgggggtcaGTGGTGGAAGTAAGAGCCATCATTCccactcttcctcctcatcctcgggCAAAATGAAGGCTAAGTCTGAGGGCTCCATGGGACAGAGCAGCAGCTCAAAGCCAGGTGgcggaggaggaagtggaggagggaGCTCACAGTCGAAGGGTTCCTCCCAGGGGCTGGGTGTAGGCAAacctggctcctcccccatAACAAAGCATGGATTGTCAGGGACTGGAAGTGGGGGCAGTGGAGGAGGAAGTGGGAGCAAGATGAAACCTCAAGGGGGCAAGCCACCTGGGTCCCTCATCAACCCAAACATCAAGCCCAACATTTCTCCTTCACACTCCCGTTCCAGTGGCTCTGACAAGCTCTCCTCTCCCATGAAGCTCCAGCAGACTCAGGTCCCTGGTACGCCCCCGTCCTCCAAGGCCAAATCTCCAATGGGATCTGGAGGCGGTGGCTCAGGAGGATCCAAGTCTGCCTctgggggtgggatggggtctcagaagcagctgggtggaggtTCTTCCTCTgggtcctcctcctcttcctcatcctcttccaGTTCCTCTTCGTCCTCCGGCTCTATGTCCTTCTCTGCTGGGTCCCAGTCCCAGTATGGTGggagtggaggtgggggaggtggtggaggtggaggtggagggggtgggaatAACCCAAATGTCAAGGGAAAGTCTCCTAGCCGCAACAAAAAGCCATCCCTAACTGCCGTCATCGACAAATTGAAAGGTGCTGGAGGGGGTGGAGTAGGGGGTGAAGAGGGCAGTGAAGGAggttgtggtggtgggggaggaggtggaggggttaGAGGTCCCCCTAATATTGTACCTCAGCCATCTAAGCATGGGATGTCATCGCAGGGTGGAGATTACCTGAGCAAGCGAGAGAAggtggagaaagaggggaagtcTAAGGTGTCAATGTCAGGGGTTGGCTCAGGAGACAAGAAGCCACTGGACTCCAAAGGTGGAGGTGTGGGCAGCACCGGTGTGGCCAAGATCATCATCAGCAAACATGATGGGGGTTCACCCAGTATCAAGACCACGGTGACCCTCCAGAAGCCAGGCGAGGGGTCTGGCGATGCCATGCGCTCCCAGCACTCTGGCCTCAAAGCTTCGCCCTTCAGTGGGTCCACGCCCAAGCATGATCGCTCCTCTCCCAGTCACAGTCGTTCCCCAGGGTACACGCCTCTGAACCCCGACAGCGAGAGCGAATCTGGAAGCAGCTCGGTGGCAGAGAAGTCCCACCAGAACAGCCCCAGCTCCGACGACGACCAGGCCTTGCGGCCCTTGCAGCCTCCGCTGGAGTACATGAGCTCGGCACCAGTCAGCTCCGGGGAGAAGCACAAGAAGCacaagaaggagaagaaaaagcagaaggagagggagcGCGAGAGGGACCGGGACAGAGACCGAGAGCGagataaggaaaaaaagaagtcgTCGTCATCCTGCACCACCTCCTCGCACCCCATGAAAGGCGACAGCTGGTCTCGGTCGCCTATTTCGGCTCCTGACCCCTCCCTGTCTATGCTGGGGTCGGATCGACCAGCCCGACCCAGCCCCGCCTACCTGCGGACTGAAGACGATGACCTCATGGATTCTGCCCTCACTGGCAACCTCGAACCTTTCAAATAG